AAGGCTTCTCCGATGGCGATGCTCTCGGATGTATTACACACCGACAGCGGCAATCCGGGCGGCGGTCAAGGCCGTATCGATTTCTCAGGGAGTATTCCTGGAAACGTGTATATCGATCCTTTTTTTACCGAAGGACACTCCGGCTACGAGGAAAGCGGCCAATCCGAAATCACTCCACCTGTCGATGTAGCGGGTGACATGAAAGTAAAGGACGCTATCTACACACGTCGTTCAGTGCGTGACTATGCAGACAAGGAAGTGAGCAAACAGACCGTAATGGTTTTACTACAAGCTGCAACTCAGGCTCCGAGTGCCGTGAATCAGCAGCCGTGGACGTTCGTGGTGATCCAGAACAGGTCGCTATTGAAATCTTATTCTGATAAGGCCAAGCAACTCTACTCAAGGGACGTGAAGCT
The genomic region above belongs to Telmatocola sphagniphila and contains:
- a CDS encoding nitroreductase family protein, with the translated sequence MKAKQMDQTNHPENKGASRENKSPKASPMAMLSDVLHTDSGNPGGGQGRIDFSGSIPGNVYIDPFFTEGHSGYEESGQSEITPPVDVAGDMKVKDAIYTRRSVRDYADKEVSKQTVMVLLQAATQAPSAVNQQPWTFVVIQNRSLLKSYSDKAKQLYSRDVKLDSLPDAAKKMISDPSFDIFHNAGTLIVVCAKPIGLHPDWDCCFAAQNLMLMAHAMDLATCPIGFAWPLMNETNVRQELQIPSDYVSVLPIVVGYPSKAVTSVCKKNAEILCWK